One Anopheles marshallii chromosome 3, idAnoMarsDA_429_01, whole genome shotgun sequence genomic region harbors:
- the LOC128713395 gene encoding PX domain-containing protein kinase-like protein, protein MALYEQTETTTKVTLDDTESCCCTIETAQNINGHTEYVLRVQRGPYPENSWRILRRYNDFASLNKCLQISGIDLSFPGKKLIGNMRPDFIAERLNALQEYINQVLMNPILASSLPTKKFIDPDSYSTPFHDLALQYASMSLRTDGVYTLGQSLGPIGWRLRKHYFKVVHKPQGNKHSPGHSTTKHHLIKSSSQSHGKQHTTQVCVTTSTEKDYNSSTRDHSGRDDLILSWTEFGPDRYIDEKDIHTVLKNFGGVQHPYIVPIEHIASNDSGALVIRKFYKQGSLKDVLCSASPCNPFLSKYGSPKGRTPLPLKDLALYARQILEAIRFLHSKGMACGHVHCGNVIVVDGIAKLMDVENFIFGVPSFYRPFFVQHSKINTCEAIDVYGFGHLLYEMCMGYPLQDSYARQISDCPDSLKSLLESILSKDACKSSLPTLDQLTTHPFFGEYVGHFNDLYATTMAVQKPHLKFSTNAKEQLKLAVQKTENRVREEQRSVKNQKRLVRVQEMMTSEEEKKKIKQKAKHEQKQAKLRAQNSLQLNNGPPTTASSGMTATVHLSSSTGGIVKSDSANSITSPQEALMSPPPHATDSGGSCSPQPPPSAPPIPGPPSSLPLFPPDAGTSSGTGKLAKSISGDDSTGGSGNRSALLQSICNFNKSGLKKTTPSEAGK, encoded by the exons ATGGCACTATATGAGCAAACCGAAACCACGACAAAGGTTACCCTAGACGACACCGAGTCCTGCTGTTGCACGATCGAAACAGCACAAAACATCAACGGGCATACG gaGTATGTGCTGCGAGTACAGCGCGGACCGTACCCGGAAAACAGCTGGCGCATTCTCCGGCGCTACAATGATTTTGCTTCGCTCAACAagtgtttgcaaatttcaGGGATCGATTTATCATTCCCCGGCAAGAAGCTAATTG GTAATATGCGCCCAGATTTCATAGCTGAACGGTTGAACGCATTACAGGAGTATATAAATCAGGTACTAATGAATCCCATTTTGGCATCATCGTTACCAACCAAAAAGTTCATCGATCCAGACAGTTACTCGACGCCGTTCCATG ATTTGGCCCTACAGTATGCGTCGATGAGCTTGCGCACCGATGGCGTGTACACGCTGGGACAGTCGCTCGGTCCGATCGGGTGGCGTTTGCGGAAGCATTACTTCAAGGTGGTACACAAACCGCagggaaacaaacattcgcCGGGTCATTCGACGACCAAGCACCATCTGATTAAATCGAGCTCGCAGTCGCATGGCAAGCAGCACACGACGCAGGTTTGCGTGACTACCTCGACCGAGAAGGActacaacagcagcacaagGGACCACAGTGGGCGCGACGATCTTATCCTGAGCTGGACTGAGTTCGGCCCCGATCGGTACATTGACGAGAAGGATATCCACACGGTGTTGAAAAACTTTGGCGGTGTGCAGCATCCGTATATTGTACCGATCGAGCATATCGCTTCGAACGATAGCGGCGCACTAGTGATACGAAAGTTCTACAAGCAGGGTAGTCTGAAGGATGTGCTCTGCTCTGCCAGCCCATGCAATCCGTTCCTATCGAAGTACGGCAGCCCGAAAGGGCGAACACCGTTGCCGTTGAAAGATTTAGCATTGTATGCGCGGCAGATACTGGAAGCGATTCGATTCCTCCACTCGAAGGGTATGGCGTGCGGGCATGTGCACTGTGGCAACGTAATCGTGGTCGATGGTATTGCGAAGCTGATGGATGTGGAAAATTTCATCTTTGGCGTCCCTTCCTTCTATCGGCCATTTTTCGTACAGCACAGTAAGATAAACACGTGCGAAGCGATTGACGTGTACGGATTCGGTCATCTACTGTACGAGATGTGCATGGGTTATCCATTGCAGGACTCTTACGCACGTCAGATAAGCGACTGCCCGGATAGTTTAA AATCTTTATTGGAATCGATCCTATCGAAAGATGCCTGCAAGTCTTCGCTTCCTACGCTGGATCAGCTGACAACGCACCCATTCTTCGGCGAGTATGTCGGACATTTTAACGATTTATACGCGACAACCATGGCTGTTCAGAAGCCACATCTAAAATTCTCTACCAACGCCAAAGAGCAGCTAAAGCTAGCAGTTCAAAAGACTGAGAATCGTGTCCGCGAGGAACAGCGCTCTGTGAAGAACCAGAAGCGTTTGGTTAGGGTGCAAGAGATGATGACGTCCgaggaggagaagaaaaaaattaaacagaaaGCT AAACATGAACAGAAACAGGCAAAGCTCCGTGCCCAAAATTCTCTGCAACTAAATAACGGTCCGCCAACAACCGCATCGTCCGGTATGACTGCCACGGTGCATCTATCCAGCTCGACTGGAGGGATCGTGAAATCTGACAGCGCAAACAGTATTACCTCACCGCAGGAAGCACTGATGTCACCACCGCCGCATGCAACGGACAGCGGCGGCAGTTGTTCCCCGCAGCCACCCCCATCGGCACCACCGATTCCGGGTCCTCCCTCGTCCTTACCGCTGTTTCCACCCGATGCCGGCACTTCCAGCGGGACAGGTAAGCTTGCGAAGTCAATTTCCGGCGACGACTCTACCGGTGGTAGTGGTAACCGCAGCGCACTGCTACAATCGATTtgtaattttaacaaaagtGGATTGAAAAAGACTACTCCCAGCGAGGccggaaaataa